One window of the Trifolium pratense cultivar HEN17-A07 linkage group LG2, ARS_RC_1.1, whole genome shotgun sequence genome contains the following:
- the LOC123905793 gene encoding RNA-binding protein 1, which produces MADGFWNRQQQTLLPHSGLHKRPRSDYEMPASGLPPGNEMHNYLAREEDRSGHPMVKDTKTIGSAYDRYLQSGQLSSFTSGEASTIGGLGLQRGVGGLPNHSLGDPAVMMGRHGGGGPDLAPNGRGINYGFQPPMDPVSRPGPETALLPPDASPTLYIEGLPSDCTRREVAHIFRPFVGYREVRLVSKEAKHRGDPLILCFVDFANPACAATALSALQGYKVDEINPESSHLRLQFSRYPGPRSGGGPRSSGPGPRGGPGSRGKR; this is translated from the exons AAATGCCTGCCTCTGGTCTGCCTCCAGGCAACGAGATGCATAATTATCTTGCTCGCGAAGAGGACCGTTCTGGTCACCCAATGGTAAAGGACACAAAAACAATTGGATCTGCTTATGATCGCTACCTTCAGAGTGGG CAACTTTCTTCATTTACTTCTGGGGAAGCCAGTACAATTGGTGGTCTCGGATTGCAAAGGGGTGTCGGTGGATTACCGAATCATTCACTAGGTGATCCTGCTGTCATGATGGGGCGTCATGGGGGTGGTGGTCCTGATCTGGCACCAAATGGGCGAGGTATTAATTATGGTTTTCAGCCACCGATGGATCCAGTTTCCAGGCCTGGACCTGAGACAGCACTTCTACCTCCAGATGCTTCACCTACTTTATATATTGAAGGTCTACCTTCTGATTGTACCAGAAGGGAAGTGGCTC ATATTTTCCGCCCTTTTGTGGGATATAGAGAAGTGAGACTTGTAAGCAAAGAGGCCAAACAT CGTGGAGATCCTCTGATCCTTTGTTTTGTGGACTTTGCAAATCCGGCTTGTGCAGCAACTGCTTTGAGTGCCTTGCAAG GCTATAAAGTCGATGAAATCAATCCCGAGTCTAGTCATTTGCGGCTTCAGTTTTCTCGGTATCCAGGCCCAAGAAGTGGAGGTGGTCCAAGAAGTAGTGGACCTGGTCCTAGAGGGGGACCTGGATCTCGTGGTAAGAGGTGA